Genomic segment of Candidatus Hydrogenedentota bacterium:
TCAAGTTCGACAACCAGTTCTACGCGTTCGCCACGCCGTTTGTGTTCCTCTTTGATGACGACCAGCGCGCCCGCGGCATCGACCTTATTGTCAGCCGTGACCGTATCCGTATCCCGTCCCGCGCGGTGGACCCAACGGCCAAGAATTTCCACTGGCTCGATATGCAGATGGCGTTGTTCGAGGCGGGCGACCGCGGCGCGGAGTGGGCCGTGCTCGCGGACGCGGACGGCTATCTCGCCGAGGCCACGGGCGCGAACATCTTTGCCATTGTGGAAGGCGTCGTGGTCACGCCCGACTCCGGCTGTTTGGAAGGGCTCACGCGTCAGAGTGTCCTGGAACTCTGTGCGGAACTGGGCATTCCCGCGGCATGCCGCCGGGTTCACGCCGAAGAATTGCGCAAGGCCGAGGAAGTATTCATGACGACGACGGCGGGCAGCATCATGCCGGTGCGTAGCGTGGACGGCAAGGCAGTCTCCGGAAAGGAAGGTGCGGGCGGGACGTCCATACGCCTGCACAATCTCTATTGGGAGAAGCGCTGGGCC
This window contains:
- a CDS encoding aminotransferase class IV, which encodes MELIRVHEIMLTHPEHAQLPCDPDYAFGAAFVTGEFCPLLTASVPLYDAGLFHADAVYDVVSVSRGMFFRLEEHQARFARSCAAVRVRNPFDREREAEILHELVARAGLRDAYVWWTVTRGIPPMGRNEMVDPVKFDNQFYAFATPFVFLFDDDQRARGIDLIVSRDRIRIPSRAVDPTAKNFHWLDMQMALFEAGDRGAEWAVLADADGYLAEATGANIFAIVEGVVVTPDSGCLEGLTRQSVLELCAELGIPAACRRVHAEELRKAEEVFMTTTAGSIMPVRSVDGKAVSGKEGAGGTSIRLHNLYWEKRWAGWHGTPVRYELAGGQ